One Peromyscus eremicus chromosome 17, PerEre_H2_v1, whole genome shotgun sequence genomic window, TTGGCCAATGCTTCCTGTATCAGTTGCATCGGTTCAGATGAAATAGTTGTACTCCGAggtctcatttcttctttcagtcTGGAAGTATAGAGACTCTAAGGTATCGTTCTGGAGCTGAATTATATGCAGAGAGGGACCAAATGCACATTAACTGAAGAGTGAAAGTAAAGAAATAGAGGGCTTTGCCCAAGCAGGACACAGAGCCCATTGTACTGTGAGAGCCCCAGTGGGaagtgataggaattccaaccatgccCCATGGTCATGCATGCCcggcgggacacttagtcatctctgtttagtcatttccgggtcatacGTCCTGCCTGACCCATGCCCCATGGTTACGCAGTCACATAGTAGTGTGGCCAGACATGACCATGTGATCTCTGCACATGGACCTGTGTGCGCAGGTGCGTCCTGGCCTTTATAAGGCGGCACCATGTTCCCTGGGTCTCCTTGCACgtgtccttccacaggcctgatcacatctatccctttgcCTTGATAAAACTcctgttagtggattctgtctgTCATATGTCATGACTTTTCCTTTGGGGCAagagtgccaaaaaaaaaaaaaaaatgatcaggaAGGTCTGGCCTAGGACAGAATCTGACCTCTTTCCTTACTAACTATAATCTCATTCTCATCTTCACCCCGCTCTTCCTTTATGTTGCTTTCAGTGGGGTCTTGTTTTCCTCTGAAGTTCCTTGTATCTTATGTCTACATGTAAGAAAGCcccttcctgcctcaacttgccCATTTGATTTAAAATAACATATGATGCAATCTTTCCCTTCAGTAGTCAGTACATAAATGAATAAGGCCAAACCCACATCCAAGAGATCACGCCGCCAGAGAGTGTATTAAAGTCTTAACTACAACCATGCAAGGCACAATTAACTCAGAGGCACAAGCCAGAGGGAAGCTGGGGCTGCCTTCTTTGACTTGTGCTGGGTTGGGATGGATGAAGCAAGAGGTTGGAGGACACACAGGGAtgcagagggcagggcaggaagaaTGCTGGTTACAGGAAATCACCCAGCCTGTCAGGGATAGGGACAGATGTCCATCAACCCAGGAAGCATAAGAGAGCCCTGCTTTCTCACTGATTGATTTCCTCAAGTGTAGATgtaagtcttattaaataagaaacacagagccaaatgcagagttaaaagtccaagaggtcagagtattAGCTAGGAGCtaatactaaaaaccctttcttacccttcgctgccgctgtcatccttcccctcagaaagaggcctacttcctgtgtatctgtctttttattgactttctgttctgccttctcattggttgtaaacccaaccacatgacctcctcgtcactgcctgtctatacacacctccaggtcttctatggttggtattgagattaaaggcatgtgtctccatgatggctgtatccttgaacacacagagaactgcttgtcatgtgatcgggattaaaggtgtgtgccaccaccccctggcttctactatggcttgctattagctctgacccccaggcaactttatttattaacatacaaataaaatcacattttagtacaaataaaatatcaccatatttccccttttctttgtagctagagttttcctgcctggcccacagtcaggacaaatatctctcacctgccagtcccatagctgctcagacccaaccaagtaaacacacagagacttatattacttataaactgtatggccatggcaggcttctagataactgtttttatatcttaaattaacccatttctattaatctataagctgccacgtggctcgtggcttactggtatcttatcttctcatggtggcggctggcagtgtctctctgcctcagccttccacttcctagaattctcttctctccttgtcccgcctatacttcctgcctggctactggccaatcagtgttttatttattaaccaatcagagcaacacatttaacatacagaacatcccacagcactaacgGGTTTTATAATTCAACCCgtgagaaaacaaacagcaacctCACACAGCCATGAGGAAGCAAGATTTTATACTTAAGGAAAGGACTTGAATTTGAGTTTAAGTTTTGCACATCTTCATAGCGGAGCAGATTCTGGTATTTCATTTGTCTCACTGGTTCTTGGTCTTCTCATTCATTTTTTCTTGCAGCACCTGACTTTAGGAAGGCCACAAGTGCCGATCTGTCGATAACCTGCAGTGCATGGACCCCAGCATATGCCCCCATTGGTCATGCAAGTTATAGGATTCTTGATTCTTtgagtaaaagctgaaagatgagTAAGAAAAACCACACATTAGAGTTGAAAGCATCACATCAGAAATACACACCCACGTGCTATTCTCTTGAATAACTTGCGGCAGGCTTTTCCCCCAAGGCTGGGATATCTGTTTCTTCAGGACAGGATCCAGTTCTTGATAGAGACTGGCACCGCCGCCGTGAGGGGGTGCTAGCTTTCCTAGGACCCAGACGTTGAAGGGTCTGCTGTATACCCGAATGGCTAAGCTCCAGGACCACCAGGAAGGAGCTCAGCAAAGAATCTGTGTGagtcgtgtcccccccccccccccccccccccccccggctacTTCACAGCAGCCCTGCCTCCACTTCCGCACACAAGCCCCTTGGTTCTTGTATCAGAAACAGCCAGCCAGCGaggtatgagtgtatgtgtgtgtggcctgtgcgcacacacatgcagaggtcagaggtcagtggtCAGTATCAGGTGTGTTCAGCACTTACTCCCTGCCTCGTTTTCTGAGGcagcgtctctcactgaacccagaactcactgagTAGGTTTGTCTGGCTGCCCAGTGTGCCCCTGGGGTCCTCCCCTGGGCTAAGGCTGTAGATGTACACCAGCTTGCTCTGCTTCTACTTGGAAactgggaatccaaactctgaTTTTcgtgcttacacagcaagcactgTTCTCACTGAGCAATCTTCCGATTTTTAACTAAGGTATTTTAACTCCCATTGCCCATTTTTAACAAACTATCTGACGGGAAGCTCAATGTATAGGACTTGTCTAATGATAACGTGATACCTACATAACTTACAAttggaaacaaaaatcaacagtaaaaataaactttttcaatattttctaaTGTCTAAAATTAGGTCTTAAtctcatccttcctttctttctccctcccttcctccctcttttcttcacaTGCATCTGAAATTCTGAAATAGTAAGTGTTTGGGTATCCCTTGGTACCCATATGCTCCCCTGTAACCAGAGCCCATCAATGAAATTAGGTTTTCTCTCTGTAATTTATGCAGAGAAACTAATGCAGTTTCGGGTCTTGGCTCAGCCATCCCATTTTCTCTCTTACTTGTTTTAACCCTTCTCTTGAGTTGTCTATCCCTTTTATTCTGTTTGCCTAATGTCAAGGATGAAATACAATATTGGAGCTGGAAATATGGCACAggagttaagagtgcatactgctcctgcagaagacctgagaTCAGTTCCTAATGCCCTTATGAGGCAGTCCACAACTACCTATAACCCCATCTCTGAGAGATCCAACGCCCCTTTATGAATTCCGTGGCTAATGTACTCCTcggcacatacccatacacagtacacataatttaaaagaaaattaacctTTCTACAGAATACAATTAAGACAGAGTTTGGGAAGCTGTTTTCCACTGTTTCTCCTGAGCTGTGAGTCTCATTACCCCTGTAGAGAGTGTGTGCTTAAGGATCTTTCATGGGATTCTGGAGGACCCAAAGTTCTCAAAGAGAGGCTGGGCTGGTTATTCTGTGAGATTCTCTAGAGTAAGCAGAGACTCTACTCCTTCAATGTAAAGATTtttcaataaatacttttttcttcAAATAAGAATCAGACTTTTTTCATGTTATTATTTCTTAAGTTATTCATGAGAGACTCATCCTGTAATCTTAAATTCAGCATGAGGAACTGGAAACAGAAGTCGTGTGCTGCTGGTAAGCTTAAAGTCTACATTAGCCCCTTCCAGGTCAGAAGAAAGTGTCCTTGGTTCACGTTAGCAGTgcttagaagaaagaaagaagaaggaaggtaaTAAAGGaagaatgaggagagagagagggagaaaaaagagagTTGAAAAGAATGGGAAAACAGAGGGAGGGTATGAGAAAGGGAAGTTGGGAAAAAAGTAGAGGGATAAAGAGCAGAGACAGATGAGGTAAAAATAAGAGAAGACAGgacaggggaggagaagggaaaagagagggggaaggaaagggagggaaggacacatacacagagagacagacagacagagacaaacacacacagacagacagacagagacaaacacacagacacagagagatagacatgtacacagagagacagatagacagactcTGTCTCTCATTTCCCTTTGGAACTACTCCCCTGCCTCACCTGGAAGGGGTGACAGCAGCACCAGGAGAAACGTGAAGAGGAGGTAATGGATCCTCATGACTGAAGCCTGGTGAGTTGCAGGGACACAGAGGGAGTTACACTCAATGCCTTATATAGGTCCAAGTGCTGGCCCCTGGTTAGACTTCTATGCTGATGAGAACCCCagtaattacagttatgaaacaaAGAATACCTTACCTCTCTTGTTGAGGAGTGGCCCTTTGAGAGCACACTCATTGTCACTTATGCAAATGTGGGGAGCCCCAGACAATTCCTCCCTACCCTGGAAACCAAGAACAGCTTCCTGTCTTGTTTCTTTAGGTATGTGGGACCTAGGCTGCCATGGGTCACAGACTTACTGGTTACAACTTGACCTTACTTTCCTATTCCTCACAGCTTTTACTTGGTCA contains:
- the LOC131894658 gene encoding beta-defensin 4; this encodes MRIHYLLFTFLLVLLSPLPAFTQRIKNPITCMTNGGICWGPCTAGYRQIGTCGLPKVRCCKKK